In Microbulbifer salipaludis, a genomic segment contains:
- a CDS encoding dUTP diphosphatase: MLQQQLQTMLALQDEINTLVNDRWREQNFAWYRAIWVESAELLDHYGWKWWKKQQPEMEQVKLELVDIWHFGLSLELQQGSPEAVAEKMQQQLSAEQPVAGDFRENLEAFTLNTLSSKQFDLVGFAQLLADCAMPFEDLYRRYVGKNVLNRFRQDHGYKEGTYEKLWAGREDNEHLAEIAESLDSAEENFSSQLYSALKQRYPGPQKDLA, from the coding sequence ATGTTGCAACAGCAATTGCAGACCATGCTGGCGCTGCAGGACGAGATCAATACGCTGGTGAATGATCGCTGGCGGGAGCAGAATTTTGCGTGGTATCGGGCGATCTGGGTCGAAAGTGCAGAGCTACTGGATCACTACGGCTGGAAGTGGTGGAAAAAGCAACAGCCTGAGATGGAGCAGGTCAAACTGGAGCTGGTGGACATCTGGCACTTTGGGCTGAGTCTCGAGCTTCAACAGGGCAGCCCGGAGGCCGTTGCCGAGAAGATGCAGCAGCAACTCTCTGCCGAGCAACCGGTTGCCGGTGACTTCCGCGAGAATCTGGAAGCCTTCACGCTGAATACCCTCTCCAGTAAGCAATTTGATCTGGTGGGCTTTGCACAACTGCTGGCCGATTGCGCAATGCCGTTTGAGGATTTGTATCGCCGCTATGTGGGCAAGAATGTACTTAACCGGTTCCGCCAGGATCACGGTTACAAAGAGGGAACTTACGAGAAGCTGTGGGCGGGCAGGGAAGACAATGAGCACCTGGCGGAGATTGCCGAATCTTTAGACAGTGCAGAAGAAAATTTCAGCAGTCAGCTCTATTCAGCGCTGAAACAGCGTTATCCGGGTCCGCAGAAAGATTTGGCCTGA